In the Quercus lobata isolate SW786 chromosome 5, ValleyOak3.0 Primary Assembly, whole genome shotgun sequence genome, one interval contains:
- the LOC115988827 gene encoding probable inactive dual specificity protein phosphatase-like At4g18593 → MATFSNCNLESIQKPQETFDDNHMPMDAAGNSNLEPVQKPQVIYRCKKCRRIVAVQENLVPHERGKGESCFKWQKRSSDALKKEKEPVECTSIFVEPMKWMETVQEGNVQERLLCMGCNARLGYFNWAGMQCSCGAWVNPAFQLHKSRLDECYL, encoded by the exons ATGGCTACTTTTAGTAACTGCAATTTGGAATCTATCCAAAAACCTCAAGAAACATTTGATGATAATCATATGCCAATGGATGCTGCTGGTAACTCTAATTTGGAACCCGTCCAAAAGCCTCAAGTCATATACCGCTGTAAGAAATGTCGGAGAATAGTTGCTGTACAGGAGAACTTAGTTCCTCATGAGCGTGGTAAGGGAGAATCATGCTTTAAATGGCAAAAGAGAAGCAGTGATGccttgaaaaaggaaaaggaaccTGTTGAGTGCACCTCCATTTTTGTAGAGCCAATGAAATGGATGGAAACAG TACAAGAAGGTAATGTGCAAGAGAGACTTCTGTGCATGGGCTGCAATGCCCGCTTGGGTTACTTCAACTGGGCAGGTATGCAATGCAGCTGTGGAGCTTGGGTTAATCCTGCATTTCAACTTCACAAAAGCCGACTAGATGAGTGCTATCTATGA